From Clarias gariepinus isolate MV-2021 ecotype Netherlands chromosome 2, CGAR_prim_01v2, whole genome shotgun sequence, one genomic window encodes:
- the epx gene encoding eosinophil peroxidase, translating to MEVFHVIPFSYLSLTVMMSWLPLFASQSPGKNITDVRSIHSVLESNSTQVYVGSLFIQEALRKARELTNAAYARTNGRVKMSVKEGSFRPSDLLAQFKQIGTGTRAHIRAAELLDNTMEVIREMVYTHTMAQPKHTELLSMDDVETLLEATGCSAEIKRPACKEDCLSERYRTITGHCNNRQKPMLGAANTPYARWLPPAYEDFHGTPRGWNPQHTYSNFTLPPVRRVSQEVLYTQNEKISMDMSLSHLLVEWGQWIDHDLSLTPQSPSTASFRTGADCTRTCSRDTPCFPIQIPLSDPRRGVQSCMPFFRSAPSCVDASVVCRQREQLNAITAFVDASMVYGSSDELASSLRNLSSPLGLLKHNQLHSDQGLAYLPYLPRTHTQLDPCAPRQGSNTGKNITSMGNLTFCYLAGDSRANEHLGMISLHTLFLREHNRLAKELHMLNPHWSPDTLYQEARKILGAVHQVLTWDHYLPHVLGHRAYAELMPHYQGYDAKVDPSITNGFSTAAFRFAHVTVQPIVNRLGPGYLLEPKHPPIPLHHSLFASWRVVEEGGIDPVLRGLLWSPAKLQAPEQMMVEELTERLFQASSGLPLDLGALNLQRGRDHGLPGYGAWREFCGLSVPANESDLIDILGSAGLVHKLLALYGTVRNIDVWVGAISEPALSGGRVGPLLACLIAKQFCALRDGDRFWWEQQGVFSAAQRRSLRTASLSRIICDNTHICMVPSDPFVRTVHPEKLLPCTHANITHLNLSAWKEPDTDTLCGSIPRLKVGFSVLCHSAVVYQCPSGYLLHGATHITCDPNTHLWTPDPPTCQDVDECFSGPVCPPNLLCHNTPGSFICTESSTLTPTSITAAVMTVVGGVAVMVLILICYTRFFIKKGRVSRECCNKH from the exons ATGGAGGTTTTTCATGTG ATACCTTTTTCTTACTTATCACTAACAGTCATGATGTCTTGGCTGCCCCTGTTTGCATCTCAGTCTCCTGGCAAAAACATAACAg ACGTGAGGTCAATTCACTCAGTTCTGGAGAGCAATTCTACTCAAG TGTATGTGGGTTCACTGTTCATCCAGGAGGCTCTGAGGAAAGCCAGAGAGCTAACGAATGCTGCTTATGCACGGACTAATGGGAG AGTAAAGATGTCCGTTAAAGAAGGCTCTTTTCGTCCCAGTGACCTGTTAGCTCAGTTTAAACAGATTGGCACTGGTACCAGAGCGCATATCAGAGCTGCAGAGCTATTGGACAACACGATGGAAGTCATCAGAGAGAtggtgtatacacacactatggctCAGCCTAAACATACTG AGCTGTTGAGCATGGATGATGTGGAGACTTTATTGGAAGCGACAGGATGTTCAGCAGAGATCAAGAGACCTGCGTGCAAGGAAGACTGCCTTTCAGAGCGTTACCGCACCATCACAGGCCATTGCAATAACAG ACAGAAGCCAATGCTGGGAGCAGCTAATACCCCGTATGCTCGATGGCTTCCACCAGCGTATGAGGATTTTCATGGCACACCCAGAGGATGGAACCCCCAACACACCTACAGCAACTTTACATTGCCTCCA GTTCGCAGAGTATCTCAGGAGGTGTTGTACACCCAGAACGAGAAGATCTCAATGGATATGTCTCTGTCTCACTTGCTGGTTGAGTGGGGGCAGTGGATTGACCATGATCTGTCGCTGACCCCCCAGAGCCCCAGCACAGCCTCGTTCAGGACCGGTGCAGACTGCACACGTACCTGCAGCAGAGACACACCGTGTTTCCCCATACAG ATCCCACTCTCAGACCCTCGTCGTGGTGTTCAGAGCTGCATGCCATTTTTCCGCTCGGCTCCCAGTTGTGTAGATGCCTCTGTCGTGTGCCGTCAGCGGGAGCAGCTGAATGCCATCACAGCCTTTGTAGATGCCAGTATGGTGTACGGCAGTTCAGATGAGCTTGCAAGCTCTCTGCGTAATCTGTCCTCTCCTCTTGGCCTGCTCAAACACAACCAGCTGCATTCAGACCAAGGACTAGCCTACCTTCCCTACCTgcctcgcacacacactcagctggACCCATGTGCACCACGGCAAGGCTCCAACACAGGAAAGAACATAACATCTATGGGGAACTTGACCTTCTGCTATCTGGCAG GTGATTCTCGGGCTAATGAGCACTTGGGGATGATTTCTCTCCACACATTGTTTCTGAGAGAGCATAATCGATTAGCCAAGGAGCTACACATGCTTAACCCCCACTGGAGCCCAGATACACTGTACCAAGAGGCTAGGAAAATCCTTGGCGCTGTGCATCAG GTCCTGACATGGGATCACTACTTGCCACATGTCCTGGGGCACAGAGCATATGCTGAACTCATGCCACATTATCAGGGTTATGACGCAAAAGTCGACCCCAGCATTACCAATGGCTTCTCCACGGCTGCCTTCCGCTTTGCCCATGTGACTGTACAGCCCATAGTGAACAGACTTGGACCTGGATATCTGCTAGAACCCAAACATCCACCAATACCTTTACATCACTCATTGTTTGCCTCGTGGAGGGTGGTAGAAGAAG GTGGTATAGATCCAGTGCTGCGGGGTTTGTTGTGGTCCCCAGCCAAGCTTCAGGCTCCTGAGCAGATGATGGTAGAGGAGTTGACTGAGAGACTGTTCCAGGCTAGCAGTGGGCTGCCACTAGACCTCGGGGCTCTAAACCTTCAGAGGGGACGTGATCACGGTTTACCTG GTTATGGCGCATGGCGAGAGTTTTGTGGTCTCTCCGTCCCTGCAAATGAGTCTGATTTAATAGACATTTTGGGAAGTGCAGGCTTGGTGCATAAACTGCTGGCCCTGTATGGTACAGTCAGGAACATTGACGTGTGGGTTGGTGCTATCTCTGAGCCTGCACTATCTGGAGGCAGAGTTGGGCCACTGCTAGCCTGCCTAATAGCCAAACAGTTTTGTGCGCTCCGGGATGGAGACAG GTTCTGGTGGGAGCAACAGGGTGTGTTCAGTGCTGCTCAGAGACGCTCACTGCGTACGGCATCTCTCTCTCGCATCATTTGTGACAACACCCACATCTGCATGGTGCCGTCAGACCCATTTGTACGGACCGTCCACCCTGAAAAGCTTCTACCCTGCACACATgcaaacatcacacaccttaatcTGTCTGCATGGAAGGAGCCAGATACTG ACACACTGTGTGGCTCCATTCCTCGGTTGAAAGTGGGTTTCTCTGTGCTGTGTCACTCAGCAGTGGTGTACCAGTGTCCTTCTGGTTATCTCCTCCATGGAGCAACCCACATCACCTGtgatccaaacacacacctgtggACTCCAGACCCACCCACCTGTCAAG ATGTGGACGAGTGCTTCAGTGGGCCTGTCTGTCCACCAAACCTGCTGTGCCACAACACCCCAGGTTCCTTTATTTGCACAG AGTCCTCTACACTTACTCCCACCTCCATCACTGCTGCAGTGATGACAGTGGTGGGAGGTGTTGCTGTGATGGTCCTAATACTGATTTGCTATACAAG GTTTTTCATCAAAAAAGGGAGAGTTAGCAGAGAATGTTGTAATAAACATTGA